The following proteins are encoded in a genomic region of Fusarium oxysporum f. sp. lycopersici 4287 chromosome 1, whole genome shotgun sequence:
- a CDS encoding F-type H+-transporting ATPase subunit B: MSQRQNAGSRSKSDVSRSRALDCCRTSAIKPQPHFQLSDQRQAPDTPITNHLTMASRLARSAVGAPLLRPVLARRAAPAISVAAARYNSNVPAEDPKKKAQSIIDALPGNSLLSKSAILSSAAGLSIYAISSEYYVMNEETIIAISLLSVWGALIKYGGPAYKEWAEAQNNKIKNILNSARADHTEAVKGRIEDVKQMGSVVEITKNLFEVSKETAKLEAEAFELEQKTALAAEAKAVLDSWVRYEGQVKQRQQKELAQSVIAKVQKELENPKVLQQILQQSVADIEKIVASKAQ; the protein is encoded by the exons ATGAGCCAACGGCAAAATGCCGGCTCCAGATCTAAATCTGATGTGTCCAGGTCACGTGCTCTTGATTGTTGCCGAACTAGCGCGATAaaacctcaacctcacttCCAGCTCTCCGATCAACGACAAGCCCCGGATACCCCCATCACGAACCATCTCACAATGGCGTCACGCTTGGCACGAAGCGCCGTCG GCGCTCCCCTCCTCCGACCCGTCCTCGCCCGCCGAGCTGCCCCTGCCATCTCTGTTGCCGCCGCGCGATACAACAGCAATGTTCCCGCCGAggaccccaagaagaaggcccagaGCATCATCGACGCTCTTCCCGGTAACAGCCTGCTCAGCAAGAGCGCTATCCTGAGCTCCGCCGCTGGTCTTTCCATCTACGCCATCTCCAGCGAGTACTACGTCATGAACGAGGAgaccatcatcgccatctcCCTTCTCTCCGTCTGGGGTGCCTTGATCAAGTACGGTGGCCCCGCCTACAAGGAGTGGGCTGAGGCGcagaacaacaagatcaagaacatcctcaacagcgCCCGTGCCGACCACACCGAGGCCGTCAAGGGCCGCATTGAGGACGTCAAGCAGATGGGCAGCGTTGTTGAGATCACCAAGAACCTTTTCGAGGTTTCAAAG GAGACCGCCaagcttgaggctgaggcttTCGAGTTGGAGCAGAAGActgctcttgctgctgaagctAAGGCCGTCCTTGACTCTTGGGTTCGATACGAAGGCCAGGTCAAGCAGCGACAGCAGAAGGAGCTCGCTCAGTCCGTTATCGCTAAGGTccagaaggagcttgagaacCCCAAGGTCCTTCAGCAGATCCTCCAGCAGAGTGTTGCTGATATTGAGA AGATCGTTGCCTCCAAGGCCCAATAG
- a CDS encoding ubiquitin-activating enzyme E1 C translates to MASVAQEAAGGYEDARWKYLDQIRRNAGPYTDPDATAPEFLAQFETFKVLVIGAGGLGCEILKNLAMSRFRNIHVIDMDTIDISNLNRQFLFRKDDVGKYKAEVAATFVQKRVKGVSITAHNNRIQDFDEEFYKQFQLVICGLDSIEARRWINAMLVSIAEEAEDPDAIKPLIDGGTEGFKGQARVILPSMTSCIECQLDMHAPRAAVPLCTIASIPRQPEHCIEWAHVIAWEQEKPFPKLDKDDPEHVTWLFQKALTRAEEFGIPGVTYSLTQGTIKNIIPAIASTNAIIAAACCNEAFKIATTSAPCLGFDTNYMMYSGNDSIYTYTFKHEKKDDCPVCGRQARPLEVNPKSTLLELIDSFAIRPEAQLKKPSIRAEGKTLYMQSPPGLEEQTRPNLSKTLTELGLEDGQQVVVTDPAFPLEFNFYFKFKTSS, encoded by the exons ATGGCTAGTGTGGCTCAGGAAGCTGCCGGCGGCTACGAAGACGCGCGATG GAAATACCTCGACCAAATCCGCCGTAACGCAGGACCATATACCGATCCCGATGCTACTGCGCCGGAGTTTCTGGCGCAGTTTGAAACGTTCAAAGTTCT TGTCAT CGGCGCAGGAGGCCTAGGATGTGAAATTCTCAAGAATCTTGCCATGTCGAGATTCAGGAACATCCACGTAATAGACATGG ATACCATCGATATTTCCAACCTCAACCGCCAGTTCTTATTCCGAAAAGATGATGTTGGCAAATACAAAGCAGAGGTTGCCGCTACTTTCGTCCAAAAGAGAGTTAAGGGCGTCTCCATCACAGCCCACAACAACCGTATCCAGGACTTCGACGAGGAGTTTTACAAGCAGTTCCAGCTTGTAATTTGCGGGCTAGACAGCATCGAGGCCCGCCGTTGGATCAACGCCATGCTTGTTTCTATTgccgaagaagctgaagaccCCGATGCGATAAAGCCCCTCATTGATGGTGGCACTGAAGGTTTCAAGGGACAGGCGCGAGTCATCCTCCCATCTATGACATCCTGTATTGAGTGCCAGCTGGATATGCACGCCCCGCGCGCCGCTGTTCCTCTGTGTACTATCGCCTCAATCCCACGACAACCCGAGCACTGCATCGAATGGGCCCACGTTATTGCTTGGGAGCAAGAAAAGCCATTCCCGAAGCTCGATAAGGATGACCCAGAGCATGTAACCTGGCTATTCCAAAAAGCACTTACTCGTGCGGAAGAGTTTGGCATCCCTGGTGTCACTTATTCGTTAACGCAAGGAACCATCAAGAACATTATTCCGGCGATTGCATCTACCAATGCTATCATCGCCGCTGCATGCTGCAACGAGGCTTTTAAAATCGCGACAACCTCTGCCCCTTGTCTTGGATTCGACACAAACTATATGATGTACTCTGGCAATGATAGCATCTATACATACACCTTCAAgcatgagaagaaggacgactGCCCTGTCTGTGGACGCCAGGCTCGCCCTCTTGAAGTCAATCCCAAGTCCACTCTGCTGGAGTTAATCGACTCATTCGCGATTCGCCCTGAAGCGCAATTAAAGAAGCCATCGATCCGTGCCGAGGGTAAGACTCTATACATGCAGTCTCCTCCAGGTTTGGAGGAGCAGACGCGCCCGAACCTGAGTAAGACCCTCACAGAGCTTGGGCTCGAAGACGGACAACAGGTTGTTGTCACTGATCCTGCGTTCCCCCTTGAATTCAACTTTTACTTCAAGTTTAAGACAAGTTCTTGA
- a CDS encoding proteasome component PUP1 produces the protein MPGFDFSNYNRNAALHARGVPLPKATSTGTTIVGCIFDGGVVIAADTRATSGPIVADKNCEKLHYISPQIWCAGAGTAADTEFTTALISSQLELHSLSTGRKPRVVTCMTLLKQHLFRYQGHIGAYLVVAGVDPTGTHLFTVHAHGSTDKLPYVTMGSGSLAAMSVFETQWKPDLNQEEAVKLASDAILAGVWNDLGSGSNVDVAIITKDKTTLKRNYIKPNEKEPKLQSYRFPKGTTAVLNEKIIKRDEIKRYISVEDVPVEEKMDVDS, from the exons ATGCCAGGCTTCGACTTCTCAAACTACAACCGCAATGCGGCTCTCCACGCCCGAGGAGTGCCTCTGCCCAAGGCTACCAGCACTGGAACGACTATTGTTGGATGCATATTTGATGGTGGTGTTGTG ATTGCTGCCGATACTCGAGCCACATCCGGTCCCATTGTCGCCGACAAGAACTGCGAGAAGCTTCACTACATCTCTCCTCAGATTTGGTGCGCTGGCGCCGGTACCGCCGCTGACACAGAGTTCACCACCGCCCTcatctcttctcaactcGAGCTGCACTCCCTATCCACAGGTCGCAAGCCCCGTGTCGTCACTTGCATGACCCTCCTGAAGCAACACCTCTTCCGCTACCAGGGCCACATCGGTGCCTACCTGGTCGTTGCTGGCGTCGACCCTACTGGCACCCACCTCTTCACTGTCCACGCTCACGGCAGCACAGATAAGCTTCCCTATGTTACCATGGGCAGTGGTAGCTTGGCAGCTATGAGTGTCTTTGAGACGCAGTGGAAGCCCGATCTTAACCAGGAGGAAGCCGTGAAGCTGGCGAGCGACGCCATTCTTGCTGGTGTCTGGAACGATCTGGGCTCGGGTTCAAACGTGGACGTGgctatcatcaccaaggacaagACAACACTCAAGAGAAACTACATCAAGCCCAACGAGAAGGAGCCCAAGCTTCAGAGTTACCGTTTCCCCAAGGGCACGACGGCGGTGCTGAACgaaaagatcatcaagagGGACGAGATCAAGCGGTACATTAGCGTGGAAGACGTACCcgtggaggagaagatggatgttgaCAGCTAA
- a CDS encoding STE/STE20/YSK protein kinase, which produces MASLQVRGPDFSVTKQKAIEDAKKMQKVVAEQCSKVGKDPPQYRLSELIGKGSFGRVYKATSLTTNQLVAVKIIDIEESDTVNPKLADTYSDLLKEISALQLLSNSGAKNINHVIDALPVGQSMWMITEYCAGGSVATLMKPTSPGGLQEKWIIPILREVAEAVYWVHGQGIIHRDIKCANILVTEEGNVQLCDFGVAGVIETKFDKRSTVIGTPHWMAPELFDPAASYGTEVDIWAFGAMVYEIASGLPPSVAAGMMDFNRLGSYLKQHIPRLEGDRYSQGLKDLVAYCLVDDPKKRPPIEQIQRHRYIFNTQDAYPASSLAHLVRGYKLWEAQGGVRKSLFSAGGAQGPPDLASLALDNDEWNFSTTAAFDQQVLQTGDAQAVFDVYGSNVDFKQDEFDDASRTQKPKSRRRPPPHLPSVKAPLEKLFDPNTISNYEDNSRAYYGRPFPPPTADFTPPPPPPASDLPLRDDSSQSPGVRESLIDLDMSLDGSNLSEFVDLNTIRAGDPRASTDYDFGDVSYNKPPLSDPADMMNNNRRTRDWKFPSMAPPASANPEMFRFPFNDDQGPSTSRLIHPPTEPIQPSAQFNDLAVPSPVNNRASSGSLIDLDMGLADPIPMSDYTRPSTSHSDVGSLAGSELGGADPFQLEKHASLYLMPNSIREPSIYVSDDSEFANAVADLSLNNTQRHDPQMSYQQTQLPLYQPQGQPQSSQTNGNAPSERPYSLSEFADTDPESFTPQTLAAPDLQPPPLQPQLDRSPVRDDYPRSYQQQQPFLPPAPTAPSPQVMEGQASSEHVKEELRRMAMSLSDHLSHANTYLSGLPLRRASTTRMESIETP; this is translated from the coding sequence atggcgtCGCTTCAAGTCAGAGGACCGGACTTTTCGGTCACAAAGCAGAAAGCGATTGAGGATGCAAAGAAAATGCAAAAAGTGGTTGCCGAGCAGTGCTCAAAAGTCGGAAAGGACCCTCCACAGTATCGACTGTCAGAGCTCATTGGCAAAGGCAGTTTTGGTCGGGTCTACAAGGCCACCTCTCTAACAACGAATCAGCTGGTTGCCGTCAAAATCATTGACATTGAAGAGAGTGACACAGTTAACCCCAAGCTCGCCGATACATATAGCGACTTGCTCAAGGAAATTAGTGCCCTGCAACTGCTCAGCAACAGTGGCGCCAAGAACATCAATCATGTTATCGATGCTCTTCCTGTCGGGCAGTCCATGTGGATGATTACAGAATACTGCGCTGGAGGCAGCGTGGCTACCCTTATGAAACCAACCTCACCAGGCGGCCTTCAGGAGAAATGGATTATTCCCATTTTGCGCGAAGTGGCCGAAGCTGTCTACTGGGTTCACGGCCAGGGTATCATCCACAGAGACATCAAGTGTGCCAATATCTTAGTCACGGAGGAGGGAAACGTTCAGCTTTGTGATTTTGGAGTTGCTGGTGTTATCGAAACCAAATTCGACAAGCGCTCAACAGTCATTGGTACACCCCATTGGATGGCCCCAGAACTGTTCGACCCTGCGGCTTCTTATGGTACTGAGGTGGATATATGGGCTTTTGGCGCCATGGTCTATGAAATTGCATCGGGTCTACCACCAAGCGTAGCTGCAGGCATGATGGACTTCAACAGACTAGGCTCATACCTCAAACAACACATCCCTCGACTTGAAGGCGACCGATATTCCCAAGGGTTGAAGGACCTCGTGGCGTATTGCTTGGTTGATGACCCTAAGAAACGCCCACCAATTGAGCAAATTCAGAGACACCGTTACATATTCAACACACAGGATGCTTATCCTGCTTCGAGCTTGGCACACTTGGTTAGAGGCTACAAGTTGTGGGAAGCTCAAGGCGGTGTTCGCAAGTCTCTCTTCTCCGCAGGAGGAGCCCAAGGGCCACCTGACCTCGCTAGCCTGGCCTTGGACAATGATGAGTGGAATTTCAGTACAACCGCTGCGTTCGATCAACAGGTGCTCCAAACTGGCGACGCTCAAGCTGTGTTTGATGTTTATGGCTCCAACGTCGACTTCAAGCAGGATGAATTCGACGATGCTTCCAGAACCCAAAAGCCAAAATCACGTCGACGTCCGCCACCTCACCTTCCTTCCGTCAAGGCACCACTAGAAAAGCTATTTGACCCAAATACGATATCGAACTACGAGGACAACTCACGAGCATATTATGGTCGTCCGTTTCCTCCGCCTACTGCCGATTTCACCCCTCCACCCCCCCCTCCTGCGTCGGATTTACCGCTAAGAGACGACTCATCTCAGTCCCCTGGAGTGAGAGAATCCCTGATTGATCTTGACATGTCCCTAGATGGTAGCAACCTCTCCGAATTTGTTGACCTGAACACAATCAGAGCTGGAGATCCCAGAGCATCGACCGACTATGACTTTGGAGATGTCTCCTATAATAAACCACCACTTAGTGATCCAGCAGATATGATGAACAACAACCGCAGAACACGAGATTGGAAGTTCCCTTCCATGGCCCCTCCCGCCTCAGCAAACCCCGAAATGTTCAGATTTCCGTTCAACGATGACCAAGGGCCAAGTACCAGCCGCCTGATCCACCCTCCGACAGAGCCAATCCAGCCTTCGGCGCAGTTCAATGACCTTGCGGTTCCCTCCCCAGTCAACAACCGAGCGTCGTCAGGCAGTCTCATTGACTTAGACATGGGTCTAGCTGATCCCATTCCTATGAGCGACTATACAAGGCCGTCCACATCACACTCGGACGTAGGATCATTGGCTGGCTCAGAGTTAGGAGGGGCCGATCCTTTCCAGCTAGAAAAGCACGCCTCTCTTTACCTTATGCCCAACAGTATACGAGAACCATCCATCTATGTATCTGATGATTCTGAGTTTGCAAATGCGGTTGCGGACCTTTCGCTCAATAACACCCAGCGACATGATCCTCAGATGTCCTACCAGCAAACACAGTTACCCCTATATCAACCCCAGGGACAACCCCAATCTTCCCAGACCAACGGGAACGCCCCGAGTGAAAGACCTTACTCCCTTAGCGAGTTCGCCGATACCGATCCTGAATCTTTCACTCCACAAACGCTTGCCGCCCCTGACCTTCAACCTCCTCCACTTCAGCCTCAACTAGATCGGTCACCAGTTCGGGACGACTACCCTCGAtcttatcaacaacaacagccatTCCTTCCGCCTGCACCTACTGCACCCTCACCCCAAGTTATGGAAGGCCAGGCCTCATCAGAACATGTCAAGGAGGAGCTTCGGCGCATGGCCATGAGCCTAAGCGATCATCTCAGCCACGCGAATACATACTTGTCGGGTCTTCCACTTCGAAGAGCGAGCACGACAAGGATGGAGTCTATTGAGACCCCTTGA
- a CDS encoding DNA-directed RNA polymerase I and III subunit RPAC1, with protein MRRKWSEVAHYQTKVLVLQDKTHNYLHALNNCNALPHERIQRRLSSCKATSTDIVTVIRPCSHNIRYVPAASQPKLRFIVSGARGLKPTPTEAWVGHGRRSRRRVGKSAPSLSAGKTDSPRSTNSSPWIIHFLHLPLTESSPRRGFKKLLFASLITIARLNNHHAYSPVCIYIIPTTAMAPTQQAAWRKAPTAEEIANRQTVGINKETVTNITSTDYPGHHPGEDLAFTLDRFRDAFSVKFHQNDQFLASFSLVGIDASLANAFRRILLSEIPTLAIENVYIENNTSVIQDEVLAHRLGLIPFKGGREGLHNFLKWHKKPEAGEDPYAGCFDWNTVRLELNVTCTVNEDASPAENDPLKAYHNAHVYARDIVFVPTGKQVEYFSGEDAIAPTNPDILIAKLRPRQTINLAMHMHKGIGSDHAKFSPVATASYRLLPTITITKPILGADAEKFAKCFPKGVIGLEKVTAEEAAEAGSGYEGQEGETKAVVVDAMKDTVSREALRHKEFEGKVKLGRRRDHFIFSIESTGQWDSDELFLESVKHLKLKCKKLEQQVINMAR; from the exons ATGCGGCGCAAATGGTCCGAAGTCGCTCACTATCAGACCAAGGTTCTGGTTTTACAAGATAAGACTCATAATTATTTACATGCTCTCAACAATTGCAATGCCCTCCCTCATGAAAGAATCCAACGCAGGCTGTCCTCGTGCAAAGCCACCTCGACTGACATTGTCACTGTTATCAGACCATGTTCTCATAATATTAGGTACGTACCTGCAGCTTCGCAGCCCAAACTCCGGTTCATCGTGAGTGGGGCCCGTGGTCTGAAGCCGACACCCACCGAAGCATGGGTCGGGCACGGTCGGCGGTCTCGGAGACGAGTGGGGAAATCTGCGCCGTCTCTTTCTGCAGGCAAGACTGACAGCCCGAGATCCACTAATTCTTCACCTTGGATTATCCACTTTCTTCACCTTCCACTCACCGAATCTTCACCTCGGAGGGGCTTCAAAAAATTATTGTTTGCTTCGCTCATCACCATCGCACGTTTAAACAATCACCACGCCTACTCACCAGTCTGCATATACATAATACCCACCACCGCAATGGCACCCACACAGCAGGCTGCGTGGAGAAAAGCTCCTACTGCAGAGGAAATTGCCAATCGTCAG ACTGTTGGCATCAACAAGGAAACCGTCACAAATATCACCTCCACTGATTACCCAGGCCATCACCCTGGAGAAGACCTCGCATTCACGCTTGATCGTTTCCGCGATGCGTTTTCCGTAAAATTTCACCAAAACGATCAGTTCCTCGcctctttctctcttgtcGGAATCGACGCTTCGCTCGCAAACGCTTTTCGACGTATTCTACTCTCCGAGATTCCCACCCTCGCTATCGAGAACGTTTATATCGAGAACAACACCTCTGTCATTCAAGACGAGGTTCTCGCGCATCGTCTTGGACTCATTCCATTCAAGGGTGGCCGTGAGGGTCTGCACAACTTCCTCAAGTGGCACAAGAAGCCAGAGGCTGGCGAGGACCCTTATGCCGGCTGCTTCGACTGGAACACGGTCCGCCTCGAGCTTAACGTGACATGCACCGTCAATGAGGATGCTTCGCCCGCTGAGAACGACCCTCTCAAAGCTTACCATAACGCCCACGTTTATGCGCGCGACATCGTCTTCGTCCCTACTGGCAAGCAGGTCGAGTACTTCAGCGGCGAGGACGCCATTGCGCCCACGAACCCAGACATCTTGATCGCCAAGCTGCGACCCCGACAGACCATTAACCTCGCCATGCATATGCACAAGGGAATTGGATCCGATCACGCCAAGTTCTCTCCTGTCGCGACAGCCTCCTACCGTCTCCTACCTACCATTACCATTACCAAGCCTATCTTGGGCGCTGATGCCGAAAAGTTTGCCAAGTGCTTCCCCAAGGGTGTCATCGGCCTCGAAAAGGTTACGGCCGAGgaagctgctgaggctgGTAGCGGTTATGAGGGCCAGGAGGGCGAGACCAAGGCCGTGGTCGTTGATGCAATGAAGGATACTGTCAGCCGAGAGGCTCTACGACACAAGGAGTTCGAGGGCAAGGTGAAGCTTGGCCGAAGGCGAGATCATTTTATCTTCTCCATCGAGAGCACAGGGCAGTGGGATAGCGATGAGCTTTTCCTCGAGTCAGTTAAGcacctcaagctcaagtGCAAGAAGCTTGAGCAGCAAGTTATCAACATGGCGAGGTAG
- a CDS encoding DNA-directed RNA polymerase I and III subunit RPAC1 has product MRRKWSEVAHYQTKVLVLQDKTHNYLHALNNCNALPHERIQRRLSSCKATSTDIVTVIRPCSHNIRSTNSSPWIIHFLHLPLTESSPRRGFKKLLFASLITIARLNNHHAYSPVCIYIIPTTAMAPTQQAAWRKAPTAEEIANRQTVGINKETVTNITSTDYPGHHPGEDLAFTLDRFRDAFSVKFHQNDQFLASFSLVGIDASLANAFRRILLSEIPTLAIENVYIENNTSVIQDEVLAHRLGLIPFKGGREGLHNFLKWHKKPEAGEDPYAGCFDWNTVRLELNVTCTVNEDASPAENDPLKAYHNAHVYARDIVFVPTGKQVEYFSGEDAIAPTNPDILIAKLRPRQTINLAMHMHKGIGSDHAKFSPVATASYRLLPTITITKPILGADAEKFAKCFPKGVIGLEKVTAEEAAEAGSGYEGQEGETKAVVVDAMKDTVSREALRHKEFEGKVKLGRRRDHFIFSIESTGQWDSDELFLESVKHLKLKCKKLEQQVINMAR; this is encoded by the exons ATGCGGCGCAAATGGTCCGAAGTCGCTCACTATCAGACCAAGGTTCTGGTTTTACAAGATAAGACTCATAATTATTTACATGCTCTCAACAATTGCAATGCCCTCCCTCATGAAAGAATCCAACGCAGGCTGTCCTCGTGCAAAGCCACCTCGACTGACATTGTCACTGTTATCAGACCATGTTCTCATAATATTAG ATCCACTAATTCTTCACCTTGGATTATCCACTTTCTTCACCTTCCACTCACCGAATCTTCACCTCGGAGGGGCTTCAAAAAATTATTGTTTGCTTCGCTCATCACCATCGCACGTTTAAACAATCACCACGCCTACTCACCAGTCTGCATATACATAATACCCACCACCGCAATGGCACCCACACAGCAGGCTGCGTGGAGAAAAGCTCCTACTGCAGAGGAAATTGCCAATCGTCAG ACTGTTGGCATCAACAAGGAAACCGTCACAAATATCACCTCCACTGATTACCCAGGCCATCACCCTGGAGAAGACCTCGCATTCACGCTTGATCGTTTCCGCGATGCGTTTTCCGTAAAATTTCACCAAAACGATCAGTTCCTCGcctctttctctcttgtcGGAATCGACGCTTCGCTCGCAAACGCTTTTCGACGTATTCTACTCTCCGAGATTCCCACCCTCGCTATCGAGAACGTTTATATCGAGAACAACACCTCTGTCATTCAAGACGAGGTTCTCGCGCATCGTCTTGGACTCATTCCATTCAAGGGTGGCCGTGAGGGTCTGCACAACTTCCTCAAGTGGCACAAGAAGCCAGAGGCTGGCGAGGACCCTTATGCCGGCTGCTTCGACTGGAACACGGTCCGCCTCGAGCTTAACGTGACATGCACCGTCAATGAGGATGCTTCGCCCGCTGAGAACGACCCTCTCAAAGCTTACCATAACGCCCACGTTTATGCGCGCGACATCGTCTTCGTCCCTACTGGCAAGCAGGTCGAGTACTTCAGCGGCGAGGACGCCATTGCGCCCACGAACCCAGACATCTTGATCGCCAAGCTGCGACCCCGACAGACCATTAACCTCGCCATGCATATGCACAAGGGAATTGGATCCGATCACGCCAAGTTCTCTCCTGTCGCGACAGCCTCCTACCGTCTCCTACCTACCATTACCATTACCAAGCCTATCTTGGGCGCTGATGCCGAAAAGTTTGCCAAGTGCTTCCCCAAGGGTGTCATCGGCCTCGAAAAGGTTACGGCCGAGgaagctgctgaggctgGTAGCGGTTATGAGGGCCAGGAGGGCGAGACCAAGGCCGTGGTCGTTGATGCAATGAAGGATACTGTCAGCCGAGAGGCTCTACGACACAAGGAGTTCGAGGGCAAGGTGAAGCTTGGCCGAAGGCGAGATCATTTTATCTTCTCCATCGAGAGCACAGGGCAGTGGGATAGCGATGAGCTTTTCCTCGAGTCAGTTAAGcacctcaagctcaagtGCAAGAAGCTTGAGCAGCAAGTTATCAACATGGCGAGGTAG
- a CDS encoding U6 snRNA-associated Sm-like protein LSm2 yields MLFFSFFKTLIDHEVTVELKNDIQLKGILKSVDQYLNIKLDDIQVVEELKYPHLSSVKNVFIRGSVVRYVHLPGASVDTQLLEDATRREAAAQQAKAK; encoded by the exons ATGCTCTTTTTTAG CTTTTTCAAGACACTCATCGACCATGAGGTCACTGTAGAGCTCAAGAACGACATTCAGCTAAAGGGAATTCTCAAGAGTGTGGACCAGtacctcaacatcaagctcgaTGACATtcaggttgttgaggagctcaagTACCCTCATCTT AGCTCTGTCAAGAACGTCTTTATCCGAGGCTCAGTTGTGAGATACGTTCATCTTCCCGGCGCGTCAGTTGACACACAGCTGCTGGAGGATGCTACACGGAGGG AAGCGGCAGCTCAGCAAGCCAAGGCGAAATGA